Proteins co-encoded in one Actinomadura luteofluorescens genomic window:
- a CDS encoding DUF47 domain-containing protein has translation MRLRLTPREDSFYDMFADSANNLVTGARLLVELISDGADRAAIAEKMRACEHAGDENTHAIMRRLNETFITPFDREDIYRLASTIDDVMDEMEEAADLVVLYKIDEFPKGIVHMVEVLERAAELTAEAMPRLRSMKELNEYWIEINRLENQGDQVYRKLLAQLFSGEYDTLTVLKLKQIIDRLEDAADAFEHVANTVETIAVKES, from the coding sequence GTGCGCTTGCGTCTCACGCCGCGTGAGGACAGCTTCTACGACATGTTCGCCGACTCGGCGAACAACCTGGTCACCGGCGCCAGGCTGCTCGTGGAACTCATCAGCGACGGCGCCGACCGGGCGGCGATCGCGGAGAAGATGCGCGCCTGCGAACACGCAGGCGACGAAAACACCCATGCGATCATGCGACGGTTGAACGAAACGTTCATCACGCCCTTCGACCGTGAGGACATCTACCGGCTGGCCTCCACGATCGACGACGTCATGGACGAGATGGAGGAGGCCGCGGACCTCGTCGTCCTCTACAAGATCGACGAGTTCCCCAAGGGCATCGTCCACATGGTCGAGGTTCTGGAGCGCGCCGCCGAACTGACCGCCGAGGCCATGCCCCGGCTGCGGTCGATGAAGGAGCTCAACGAGTACTGGATCGAGATCAACCGGCTGGAGAACCAGGGCGACCAGGTCTACCGCAAGCTGCTGGCCCAGCTGTTCAGCGGTGAGTACGACACCCTGACCGTGCTGAAGCTCAAGCAGATCATCGACCGGCTGGAGGACGCCGCCGACGCCTTCGAGCACGTGGCGAACACGGTCGAGACCATCGCGGTCAAGGAATCATGA